The genomic region TCTATTTGAGATTAGACATATGAGACAAATTAAGATTCATAGGATAAAAGAGGAAATGGAAAACGATGGCTTAGAATTGAGCAAGCTTTGGAAGGAGGAGCGGGATGACAAGTTTGAACCCTTCTATGCGTTTGAAAGTGAAAAGAGATACTTTTTTTCTCCCTGATCCAAACAAAGGTGTGTATTTTCGAAATAATGTAAGCTCATTCCATATGAAAGGTCATGCAATAGATCAGTGGGTGAACAAGCTGATCCCTATGTTCAATGGTGAGTACACGTTGGCGAACTTGACAAATGGGTTGCCAGGGCCCTATCGAGACCGTGTGTATGAAATAGCAGAAGTGCTTTATAAAAACGGGTTTGTCAGAGATGTAAGTCAAGACCGCCCTTCGGAGTTGGAAGAAGAGGTTTTAAACACATATGCTTCTCAAATTGAGTTCTTGGAAAGCTTTGTAGACTCAGGTGCCTACCGTTTTCAAACCTATCGACAGACCAAAGCGTTGGTAATCGGTTCTGGCCCTTTCTTTGTCTCACTTGTTGCTTCATTGCTTGAATCTGGATTGTCAAAGTTCCATGTGCTGATTACAAATTCAGTACCAACCAACCGCCAAAGGTTAGAAGAAATTGTGGTTCATGCACGTAAAACAGACCCCGAGATAGCAATAGAAGAGGTCCTCCTAAAAAAAGAGGAGAACCACTCTTGGCAGGAGATAGTAAATTCATTTGAATCTATCTTATATGTGTCGCAGGAAGGTGAAATAGAGGAACTGCGAGCTCTTCATAAGATTTGTAGGAAAGAGAAAAAGCGATTGATCCCAGCCTTATTTGTAAATCAAGTGGGTATCGCGGGGCCTCAGATTCATCCAGACTCTGAAGGATGCTGGGAATCAGCGTGGCGAAGCATTCATCAATCGGTATTTGAAAATAAAAATCAAACAAACGGTTTCTCTCCTACAGCAGGAGCGATATTGGCCAACCTAATGGTATTTGAATTATTTAAAAACATGACCGGGGTTACCAAATCAGATCAACTCAATCAATTCTTTTTACTGGATCTAGATACGATGGAAGGAAGCTGGCACTCATTCCTGCCTCATCCGCTAGTGACCGGACGTTTTAAGGCAGAATGGGTTCAAGATTTTGACCTACAGCATAAACAAAATTCAAGTAGAGCGGAATCTAGTAAAATCCTTCTTTTACTCAGCCATCTGACATCGGCGGAATCTGGCATTTTTCATATTTTAGGGGAAGGGGACTTAAAGCAGTTACCGTTAGCACAATGCCGCGTTCAGGTAGTTGACCCTTTGTCGAAAGGGCCAGCAGAGCTATTATCAAGCGTTATCTGTGCGGACCTTACACACGAGAAGGCCCGGAAAGAAGCGGGTCTAACTGGAATAGAGGCGTATTTGTCACGTATGGTTGATGAGTTTCTTAAGACTCTGCCACCAAATCAAAACCTCATGAAAAATGAGGAATATGTTGGTGTAGGAGCGGGAGAAACAATGGTAGAAGCTGTTTCCCGTGGTTTGGAAAAGTGTCTAATAGAGGAATTGAACAAGCAAAAAATAAATAATCAAACTGTCTACCGGGTACACACAAGTGAACTACAAGATGAAGCTTGCCGGTATTATCTACAGGCACTAACCACGATAAAGGGTGCACCTATTTTAGGCATCGGAGAGGAAGTATTCGGCTTCCCAGTGGTTTGGGTAGGAACGAATAATCGATGGTACCGAAGTGTCGGTTTGAATACTACTCTTGCGTTGAAAAAAGCCTTACAACAAGCACTAATGAATTTAGAAAATCAAAAAGCATTAGCTGATTCTTCTGTCCATCTGGTCGAAAAGGAAACGCAAAGCCTTGTCATTCTCAACAGTGAAGAAGTACAACAGTCCGAGGTCTTAAAATCAGCCATACAGACCTTAGAAAGGAACGGTAAAAAACTCGATGCCTTTGAACTAACATTGGAACCGCTATTGAATAAGGAATGGATTGGTGCGTATGGTGTCTTGCTGCGAGAGGAGGAATCCGGATGAGTGCAGTCATAGTCGTTATCGGGGAAGGATTTTTAGCTGACTACGTGTATGACGATTTGTCATCCCAACACGAGGTAGTTCGTCAAAATGATTTCGAAGCAAGCCTGCCAGAAAAAACTGAATTAGTTCTAGTATTGCACGATAGCTGGAAACCTTCTATTCATCAAAGAGCGGAAAAGGTATTACGACGTACTCGAATTCCTTGGCTGCGAGGCTTCGTTTCATTTGGGGAAGCCGTGGTCGGTCCGCTCGTTCGTCCAGATAAAAAGGGGTGCTCCCAATGTGCGGACACCCGACTTCTCATGGCAGGTCGAGACCGTAAAGAGATGTTGGATATGAAACAGATGCTAGCTACAGACGGAGGAGTACCTCGGGACGCATGGGCAACGAGGACGGGAATTTTACAAGTCACCAACTTACTTGCTGCAGAGGTCCAAAGGATATGGCAAGGTGATGAAGCACTCTCTGAAGGAGGGTTATGTCTAATTAACCTACAAACACTCAAGAATTCATGGCATACTTTTCTGCCGAATCCGTTATGTCCAGTTTGTAGTCAAATACCCGAGGATTCGCCGGAGTTAGCCCGAATTTCCCTGAAACCAAGTCCAAAGATTGAAGGAAGTTATCGCTGCCGCTCTATGGACGACTTAAAAAAAGTACTAGTGAAAGACTACCTGGATCAACGGACGGGTGTTATGAATGGGAAAATGTATGATCTTGTCCCGCCATTTGCCGATGTAGGTGTAAACCTGCCATTATTAGTGGGTGACGAAGGAGTAGCTGGCCGAACTCATTCATATGCCGTAAGTGAATTAACCGCTATTTTAGAAGGCTTAGAGCGAGCATGTGGGATTTCACCCCGTGGGAAACGAAGCGTTGTCTATGATAGTTTTAATAACCTGAAGGATCAAGCACTCAATCCGTTAAAAGTAGGTGTCCATGCAAAGGAACAGTATGAACGTCCAGATTTTCCATTTAAACAGTTTGATCCAGATTACCCGATGAACTGGGTATGGGGCTATTCACTACAGGAAGACCGACCCATTTTAGTACCAGAGTTGCTTTCCTACTACAGCATGGGCTGCGGGCATGGATTTGTCTATGAAACCTCCAACGGATGTGCAATCGGAGGAAGTCTAGAGGAAGCTATTTTCTACGGGATTATGGAAGTCGTGGAACGTGATTCCTTTTTGATGGCTTGGTACGCCCAGTTGCCACTACCTCGTCTTGACCCTCTTTCGGCTAACGATCCAGAATTACAATTGATGATCGACCGTGTACGCGCAACAGGAGGATATGATCTCCATTTTTATAACTCGACAATGGAACATGGAATTCCAAGTGTGTGGGCGATTGCAAAAAACAGGAAGGAAAAGGGATTGAATCTCATCTGTGCAGCCGGAGCTCATCTGGACCCAGTAAGGGCAGTGAAAAGCACGATCCATGAAATGGCTGCCATGATGCTGACCCTTGACGAAAAATTTGAGAAAAACCAGGAGGAACTTGTGCGAATGCTACATGATTCTACCCTGGTTGATACCATGGATGATCATGGGATGCTGTACGGTTTGCCTCAAGCAGAAGAGCGCCTAAATTTCTTGCTAGACGATAATCGTCCACTGAGAACGTTTGATGAGGAATTCAAGTGGCAGTCCACTCATGCCGATCTAACCGAAGATCTTAAAGAAATTCTTGATAGATTTCGCGAGCTAAACCTCGATGTGATTGTAGTGGATCAATCAACATCGGAAACAAAACGAAACGGACTACATTGCGTGAAAGTGCTGATTCCTGGGATGTTGCCAATGACATTCGGACAGCATCTGACGAGGGTAACAGGGCTAGAAAGGGTGCTACGGGTCCCAATGGAACTTGGTTATACAAAGCGACCGCTGACCCTTGATGAGCTCAATCCACATCCACATCCGTTTCCATAAGTAGGAGGACAGGAGGATGGAACTAGAGACATTTCTGCACAATTTACATTTTGACATTGACAAGGTAAGCCCACCGGACTGGGAAGTGAACTGGGAAGACGCACCGCTTCCATATAAGCTCTATCGTGGTTTACCAGTATTTCCATTATCGCTGGAGGTACCACTTACACTGGAAGAATGCGATGTCCCCAAACAGCCTACCCTACAGAGAATTAGCCATTTTCTCTGGTATACATTTGGTCAAACTCAAATTTCTCAGTCACCCTCCAGCCCAAATCAAGAGTCGGAACTCATACAGTCGTATCGGCGGTATGCTCCTTCTGGCGGTGCTCTGTATCCAAGCGAACTGTATGTGTATCTAAAGCTGGAGGAATTACCTGTTGGAGTTTACCATTATGATGTAGCACACCATCGTTTAGTTTGTTTGCGAGAAGGCAATTTTGATTCATATATAGCTAGGGCTCTTGGTCATCGTTGTGATTTGTCGGCTTGTTTTGGTACCGTTTTTGTGTCGACAATGTTTTGGAAAAATTTCTTTAAGTACAATAACTTTTCCTACCGTCTGCAAGGGTTGGATACGGGTGTGGTGACTGGACAGTTACTGGAAGTGGCCAAACGGTTTGGTTTTGATTCAAGTGTATATTTTCAATATCTAGATCGAGCAGTGAACCATCTACTTGGACTAAACGATGAAGAAGAGAGTGTCTATGCCGTAATCCCGCTAACCGTGGAGCCTATGATTTGGTCTATGGGAAGAAAAGGGGTAATTTCAGATACTGAATTGTGTCATGAGTTAGAACCGATACAAAATCATCACTATGTACAATCACAGCGAACGAAACCCTTTCCGATGATAAAAAAGATGAATGAAGCATCCATGCTAAAATCAACTCAATCATTTGGGCACATAAAGGCAAGGGAAAGTGTAAACGGTGAGAGTCGAGTGGTACCTCTCCCTCGAATGGAGCGGTTGTCGTATGATTTAGCATCCGTTTGTAAAAAACGATTTTCACCGGATATGGATTTTAGGATTGGGAAGGTAAGTAAAGAGCAGTTGGCTACTCTACTACAGGAAGCAACGTCTGCGAACTTGTATCGAAATGATTTGGATGAAGCTAATCAGAAGCAAGAGTCCCGTGTTTCCCTCTATGTATGCTTGAACAATGTTGAAGGCATTCCGGATGGTGCTTATCATTATGATAGCGCTGCTCATGCATTACGAGAGATTGAGCTAGGTGATCACCGACTCTTGTTGCAAGCTGGCCTTTCTGCAGAGAATGTAAACCTGTACCAAGTCCCCTTTTGCTTTCATGTGATAGGCGATAAGAATCACCTCGCCCCAGACCTGAAGTTCAGAGGATATCGTATTCAACAGATGGAAGCGGGGATGCTTGTACAACGATTACTTTTAGTAGCGTCAGCCCTCGAACTGGGAGGACATCCACTACTGGGGTTTGATGCAAAATTGTGTGATGAACTATACAAACTCGAAACACAAGGAAAAACGAGTCTAATCCAAATTCCAATTGGTCCCTATCAACCTCGGGCTTGGTTAAAGGGGAGTTTGCGATGCTAAAGATAAGTAGGGGCGGTGCTGTTTTCTTCAAAACGGAAGGAAGCAGATGAACCGGCCCTTTTCTTCTACGTCTCCTTCAGCAACCATTCCTGCTCAAGCTCAAATAGCATGCTCCACTTCTTTTCACGGATCCACTCTAATAACTCAACCACTTGTTCATTCTTATAGTGAAGTAAAAACTTCAATATCTTAACTACATCAGAAGACTCCAGATTTCCAGGCTCATATTTACGCTCTCTCTTTAAGATAGTTTTTAATCTTGAAATCAATAGAGGAATCTGTTTCTCATCCCCATGTTTCAAAATAGCACTCAAAGCGTTCAGCTTTACGGCCGGCGACCGATCATTCAAGCCTTCCTCATAGACCTTCATGTATGTTTTTCCACCTACGACCTTTAAAATGGCGATAGCGGAAGCTCTCACTTCTCCCTTTTTGTGATAGAGCAATGGGTCTATTCTTTCTAGTACTTTCGTTGAGCCGATCCTGCCCAGGGCCCCAAGTGTATATTCAATATCATATGGATTAGAATCTGCTTTTAATAACGATAATAAGGTATCCTCGACTTCTTCTTTTTGATACCTTCCTAAAAGCCGAATCGCTTCATGTCGGACCTGCCAATCTTTGTGTTCGACAAGAGGTAAAATCCTTTTCAACGCCGGGACATACTCACTTCTCACGATATCCTCGAGTAGACCATCACCGACTATATACTTGTCGGTCTCGTAATCAAGCCGCTCTTCAAAAAATGTAAATACGTCCATCTCGTTCGTGTTCGTGGCAATTTTATTTAAAATATTGTAAACCTTACGGCGAACATCCTTATCAAATGCCTTGTTGGAAGAATGAACGGCAATCAGATTTTTCAAAGGTTCAATACATTCCTTGTCAGCCAATTGTTCAGCTTCATTATAGGCTTGTTTCGATATAACAGGCACATACCCATTAAATTCGGGGTCAAACACTCTGGTTGTATCATTCATTCGATTGATTAAATCAATGACATATTCCTTTTTGTCCAAAATAAAAACCCCCTCACCACTTAGTGAAGTCTTTTTATTAGATTTTAATAGTGTGCGACAGTTAGCCTTTTCTATGATGAAAGCTGGGGGACAGGTTGGCCATGATGACCGATAGTCAATTTTTATATAAAAAAAGAAAAGATGTGAGTTTATTGCAATTCGACTCACATC from Bacillus carboniphilus harbors:
- a CDS encoding putative thiazole-containing bacteriocin maturation protein — encoded protein: MTSLNPSMRLKVKRDTFFLPDPNKGVYFRNNVSSFHMKGHAIDQWVNKLIPMFNGEYTLANLTNGLPGPYRDRVYEIAEVLYKNGFVRDVSQDRPSELEEEVLNTYASQIEFLESFVDSGAYRFQTYRQTKALVIGSGPFFVSLVASLLESGLSKFHVLITNSVPTNRQRLEEIVVHARKTDPEIAIEEVLLKKEENHSWQEIVNSFESILYVSQEGEIEELRALHKICRKEKKRLIPALFVNQVGIAGPQIHPDSEGCWESAWRSIHQSVFENKNQTNGFSPTAGAILANLMVFELFKNMTGVTKSDQLNQFFLLDLDTMEGSWHSFLPHPLVTGRFKAEWVQDFDLQHKQNSSRAESSKILLLLSHLTSAESGIFHILGEGDLKQLPLAQCRVQVVDPLSKGPAELLSSVICADLTHEKARKEAGLTGIEAYLSRMVDEFLKTLPPNQNLMKNEEYVGVGAGETMVEAVSRGLEKCLIEELNKQKINNQTVYRVHTSELQDEACRYYLQALTTIKGAPILGIGEEVFGFPVVWVGTNNRWYRSVGLNTTLALKKALQQALMNLENQKALADSSVHLVEKETQSLVILNSEEVQQSEVLKSAIQTLERNGKKLDAFELTLEPLLNKEWIGAYGVLLREEESG
- a CDS encoding SagB family peptide dehydrogenase — encoded protein: MELETFLHNLHFDIDKVSPPDWEVNWEDAPLPYKLYRGLPVFPLSLEVPLTLEECDVPKQPTLQRISHFLWYTFGQTQISQSPSSPNQESELIQSYRRYAPSGGALYPSELYVYLKLEELPVGVYHYDVAHHRLVCLREGNFDSYIARALGHRCDLSACFGTVFVSTMFWKNFFKYNNFSYRLQGLDTGVVTGQLLEVAKRFGFDSSVYFQYLDRAVNHLLGLNDEEESVYAVIPLTVEPMIWSMGRKGVISDTELCHELEPIQNHHYVQSQRTKPFPMIKKMNEASMLKSTQSFGHIKARESVNGESRVVPLPRMERLSYDLASVCKKRFSPDMDFRIGKVSKEQLATLLQEATSANLYRNDLDEANQKQESRVSLYVCLNNVEGIPDGAYHYDSAAHALREIELGDHRLLLQAGLSAENVNLYQVPFCFHVIGDKNHLAPDLKFRGYRIQQMEAGMLVQRLLLVASALELGGHPLLGFDAKLCDELYKLETQGKTSLIQIPIGPYQPRAWLKGSLRC
- a CDS encoding HEAT repeat domain-containing protein, which translates into the protein MDKKEYVIDLINRMNDTTRVFDPEFNGYVPVISKQAYNEAEQLADKECIEPLKNLIAVHSSNKAFDKDVRRKVYNILNKIATNTNEMDVFTFFEERLDYETDKYIVGDGLLEDIVRSEYVPALKRILPLVEHKDWQVRHEAIRLLGRYQKEEVEDTLLSLLKADSNPYDIEYTLGALGRIGSTKVLERIDPLLYHKKGEVRASAIAILKVVGGKTYMKVYEEGLNDRSPAVKLNALSAILKHGDEKQIPLLISRLKTILKRERKYEPGNLESSDVVKILKFLLHYKNEQVVELLEWIREKKWSMLFELEQEWLLKET
- a CDS encoding TOMM precursor leader peptide-binding protein; protein product: MSAVIVVIGEGFLADYVYDDLSSQHEVVRQNDFEASLPEKTELVLVLHDSWKPSIHQRAEKVLRRTRIPWLRGFVSFGEAVVGPLVRPDKKGCSQCADTRLLMAGRDRKEMLDMKQMLATDGGVPRDAWATRTGILQVTNLLAAEVQRIWQGDEALSEGGLCLINLQTLKNSWHTFLPNPLCPVCSQIPEDSPELARISLKPSPKIEGSYRCRSMDDLKKVLVKDYLDQRTGVMNGKMYDLVPPFADVGVNLPLLVGDEGVAGRTHSYAVSELTAILEGLERACGISPRGKRSVVYDSFNNLKDQALNPLKVGVHAKEQYERPDFPFKQFDPDYPMNWVWGYSLQEDRPILVPELLSYYSMGCGHGFVYETSNGCAIGGSLEEAIFYGIMEVVERDSFLMAWYAQLPLPRLDPLSANDPELQLMIDRVRATGGYDLHFYNSTMEHGIPSVWAIAKNRKEKGLNLICAAGAHLDPVRAVKSTIHEMAAMMLTLDEKFEKNQEELVRMLHDSTLVDTMDDHGMLYGLPQAEERLNFLLDDNRPLRTFDEEFKWQSTHADLTEDLKEILDRFRELNLDVIVVDQSTSETKRNGLHCVKVLIPGMLPMTFGQHLTRVTGLERVLRVPMELGYTKRPLTLDELNPHPHPFP